The Treponema primitia ZAS-1 genomic interval TACCATGATGGGTATAAAGACTATTCATTATAAGGTACTGGCATTTTTTCTTTCAGCCCTTATTTCCGGAATCGCCGGAGCCTTTTATGCACCCATGGTGGGATACATCGATCCTAATACGTTTACCTTTGATGTATCCTCCCAGATTATTTGCCTGGCCATACTGGGGGGGCTGGGTACGATGCGAGGCATGTTCTTTGGTTCTATGGTGCTGATTATTTTTCCTGAGGTGTCCCGTTTCCTTATGAATTATCGTTTTATTATGTATGGATTTATCTTGGTACTGATGATGCGTTTCCGTCCCCAGGGTTTGCTGGGATGGCAGTCCCGGGTTCCTTACCGCTTTACCGGAAAGATGCGTAGGGATCTTGAGAAGGATAATCTTCTGACGGAGTAAACAATGGCGCTATTGGAAGTTAACGATATTAGTTTAAGTTTCGGTGGACTCAAAGCGGTGGACGGCGTTAGTTTTTTTGTTGATCCGGGAGAAATCGTATGCCTTATCGGCCCGAATGGCGCCGGAAAAACTACCATATTTAATATTCTTACGGGGATCTATAAAATTGAAAAGGGATCAATCCTATTTGAAAATTCTCCTATTCAAAATATAATACCCCAAGATATTGTAAAAGCCGGCATCGCCCGGACCTTTCAGAACATCCGGCTTTTTAAAAAAATGCGGGTGGTGGAAAATGTACTGGTAGGCTGTCACCAGAAAGTGGATTATAATTTCTTTGACGCCATGTTTAAGACTCCCCGCTATGAAAGAGAGGAGAGAACCAATCATCTCAGGGCGGTACATCTTCTTAAGGATGTGGGTCTCCTGAACCGCCTACACGACTATGCGGCCAACCTTCCCTACGGCGAACAGCGGAAACTGGAGATAGCCCGGGCTTTGGCTACCGGGGCACGGCTTATCCTGCTGGATGAACCCGCGGCGGGGATGAATCCCCAGGAATCGGAAGAACTGCTGCGTTTCGTTCTTAGTCTGCGGGATAAGGGGTATACGATTCTTATGATAGAACATGATATGAATGTGGTGATGAATATATCCGACAGGATTTATGTGCTTGATTACGGTAAAGTCATCTCCCAAGGACTGCCGTCTCAGGTGGCCAATGATCCCAAGGTCATTGAGGCCTATTTAGGGAGTGTTCCGAATGCTCAGAATAAGTAATTTGAATGCCTTTTACGATAACATACATGCCCTCAAGGATATCAGCCTGGAAATACAGCAGGGGGAGATTGTTTCCCTCATCGGCAGTAATGGTGCGGGAAAGACCAGTACCCTGGGCTGTATTACCGGACTTGTACCCGCCCGATCCGGCGACATCAGCTACAAGGATCGGCCTATTACCAATATGCCGGTTCACAAAATTGTGGACCGTGGGATCAGCTTGTCCCCCGAAGGACGGGAGGTATTTCCTG includes:
- a CDS encoding ABC transporter ATP-binding protein, producing MALLEVNDISLSFGGLKAVDGVSFFVDPGEIVCLIGPNGAGKTTIFNILTGIYKIEKGSILFENSPIQNIIPQDIVKAGIARTFQNIRLFKKMRVVENVLVGCHQKVDYNFFDAMFKTPRYEREERTNHLRAVHLLKDVGLLNRLHDYAANLPYGEQRKLEIARALATGARLILLDEPAAGMNPQESEELLRFVLSLRDKGYTILMIEHDMNVVMNISDRIYVLDYGKVISQGLPSQVANDPKVIEAYLGSVPNAQNK